Within Spinacia oleracea cultivar Varoflay chromosome 4, BTI_SOV_V1, whole genome shotgun sequence, the genomic segment ttgaattttttaatacAGACAAGTTATCGCTACAAAACCCCCACCCCCCAACTCAAACGCAAAGTTATAGATGCATAAATAACAACTCCAAAAGAAAATTTATAGCTGCATAAATAACAAGTACGGAGTAGTTGATATACATAGTTCAGAAACTGAAATTTTAATGCTCTTGAACTCCAATGCCCAGTTATTCTTAACAAACTAGATTTTCATCATCACTTCCACATATTGAAAGGAATCTCGAGAATCTATTATCTGATGATGCAATTAGACCCAAAGACACCCACGAAACTGTTGTACGCTACTAATATGAGGAATGTTTGGTAATGGAAAATTATCTTTGGAAAAATGATCCCAAATAGAGAGGGCACACGATCATGTCACGGTCAAAAAGCTCAAAAAAAAGCACGCACCCAGGTATGCCTAGGGGGAAATCCTATTCAAAATCAAGGTTCGACCTCAAAGGAGTAGAAAGAAACTTCAGACAGTGAACCTCTATTGCAATTCTCACTAGTCATCCCACCATTTTTAACATTTGTGCCATTAGCTCCCAAACTAGGTGGAAGATTTGAACATAAGCCCCTTGTTAATGTCCACCTCCTTATCTACAACTAACCTAACTGCACATATCTGATTCCCAGACCATAGGAACATGGTGAACTGTGACCTTCAAACTATTGGAAGAGTTGGAACACAACACTTAACCACTATTAGTGAAGACTACAAAACACCTTAGTTCTTCAGAAAAGTCGCTCCACGCAGGATATAATACTTGCCTCCATACCATAAGTTACATTGGCCTCTTCACATGGGATTTCCCAGGCCCCTACACATGATGCCCTTCTTACCACCTAATTTACCCTGGTGCACCTATCTATCGAATGGCTAAAACACAAAAGGCCTTCTAGAAAATTTAAGCAAACTCAAAAGCAAAGGAAGTACTTTCCTAAAAGTAGCTAAAGAAATCCCCCTAACAAACAGCAACAGGTTTGGTGGGAACGGGAGGTTTGGGAGGGAGGAAGGTTATTGTAAAAATTAAATGCCCCAGTCCGCGCTCAATGAAAGAAATGAGATAGGCCACTTACACAAGCTTCAAGTCTTCTTTTGCTGATTCAATACAAGTCTTACAATTAGGTCATTCAGACTCATAAAAATGTCTCTTGCCGCCGGACTGACTGGGAGCGGGGAGAGAAGGtagtttagcgggttattaaaaaaagaaagtacttcgtatctatactaatatattaaaaggcgtttatgaaaacgtatatgtgtcacgtatgCCTCCTCCTTATTACTCCACGTCATCACTAATATGCATCGTGACatgttattgacaaccaaaaaaaatCACGTAGCAAGGATCAAACATCAAACCTCATGGATTAAAGTTTCACTTTCCACCATCTTAACTAACTACAATTTATGTTATATTTTCccatataaatgtaaaatacaatCTTTAAAAATGggcacatttttacaaaaagtaAACCCCACTGaaagtaaaacccggagcaacgcccgagccacacactagttaaattattaattagagCCTCTTAATCCTTATAGCCAAAGGATGCGGTAGAGATGCATTACTTGGGGCCATTTCAAGCCACACGTTCATAGAGTTCTAAGTAAAACTTCAAAATCAACCAacaaatttaataattaaactaaattaaagcacaaaaaataaaattaaagcaCAACAAATAAAAATGATACCAGCAGACCCATGAGAAACTCCATAAGATTCAAAAGTAGGCGCAGCATCATAAATAGAACCTTTATAATCAATTCCCTTAACCGTATTAAACTTAACCTTAATCAAACCAGCCCACCTCCTCCCTTGCAAATGCATACTCTTAAACCCATCACCATCATACCacccttctctctcctcgcTCTGCGCATACTCGCTCCACCCCTCCCTGAACTCCGACCCGTCTGGCGGAGGCGGAAGAGCTCCGACGAACGCCGCAAAGGCGAAATCATGGTTGCCGGCGAGGAACACGTGCTTCTGATTTGGGtattttgaggagagagaaagcaggAAATCGATTACCCTTCTGGTGTCAGGACCTCTATCGCAATAATCTCCCAAGAAAATGATTGTGGCGTTGTTGAATTGAGATGGGTTTGTTTGGGATTGGAGATTTGACCAAAGGTTTTCGAGTTTTGAGTAGTATCCATGGATGTCACCTATACAGATTACTAGTCTCTCTCCTTCTGAGCTTGGGTTTTGATCACTCATTTTTTCAATGGATGCAAATAATGTTCATTGCTCAACCATATTGGGTCATTTTTGGGTTTCAGAAATTAATCTCTCAATATTTTATTAGGCGTTTAATAAAATCTCTTTCTCTTaccttcttttcctttctttttcctccctttcttttctcttcctttcatttactaataatgaaccaaatagGGCCTTAAAGTATACATTTACCGACACTCACTTTTAGAAAAGTGAGGTgaatttatatttatatattctatatattatactaaaagagagaaaattaatATAGAGAAATGTCACTATCTGGTTTGCCTCTCTTAtacattaaaaattaatttaaattattattactcTAAATTCACTCTgtcttatttaaaaaaaacatgaatcatgaaaaatattattaattgtcATTTTAAATGAGATTCTGTAGAtaaaaaaaatcctaaaaatattttgtaaaaatttaaattactaATATTTCCATTCTTAATGATGTGGCCTTTATGAAATCCACCATGGACCTCTCCTCGGGAAGCCCATGACCCACTTGAGTTTGCCTCTACAGAAAAGGCCAACAAACTGGATGCATACCTTTTAGTTCACCATTTAGGCCTAAGAGGCCCAAATGAGCCTAGGCTCACACATAAATCCGAAAAAGGCATCCATTAGCCCTTTTACTCCAAAACAGATCAGATAAGGACACATGTCTTTATCTGTGAGGTCATCTAATCAAATAGCTAGGGTTTCGGGACCAATTCCCATGAACCCTAGAcctataaatagttcagatcccaaggtaaagggcattcaattcattcccacctaacttaaactatctttgctctgccttctctctacatattacttctctctctagccaatacttacttaggtatcggaggaaatattcctacgggaatattcttgttttgcaggttgcaggaagatcgtgccagcgcatacttgatacctccgaggaacgcgtgacacgtcatcaccacaaaagatcccacaacatttggcgccgtctgtggggaggtatagtatcatggcggAACTGCAATCTGAGAAAGATGCAGGAGGAAGGCGGCCTGCTACCAGCATAGAGACTTCATCTCCAAAAGGAGAAGACGAAGAACCTCTTGACGCGACATCAAATCAACCGGCCTTTGCGAGATCCCTTCAGCGCATGTTGCATGGCCTCCATCAAGACATCGCACACGGGTGGCAAGCACGGTTTCAGCACGTCCTAAAAAGGAAAATTACAAAATCCTTCAGTGAAACTGCCCCAGTGCAGAAACGCCACAGCACGGCCATGCAAAAAGGAAAGCAGAAAGTGCACGGTCGCGACCAATCTCAGGAGGCTCGTCCATCGAAGACATCGAGCTACCACGTGAGAGAAGAATGTCCAAGACGAAGGAAGAACTCAACACAGCCCGTGTACACCCCCAGGAACCAGAGTCGTTGCTTCGCGAACAAGTCGTGCCGGCTTCGAGAAAGCCTAAGCCATAACCTC encodes:
- the LOC110789999 gene encoding tyrosine-protein phosphatase RLPH2, with the protein product MSDQNPSSEGERLVICIGDIHGYYSKLENLWSNLQSQTNPSQFNNATIIFLGDYCDRGPDTRRVIDFLLSLSSKYPNQKHVFLAGNHDFAFAAFVGALPPPPDGSEFREGWSEYAQSEEREGWYDGDGFKSMHLQGRRWAGLIKVKFNTVKGIDYKGSIYDAAPTFESYGVSHGSADLMKAVPDDHKKFLADLVWVHEEDNISLETAEGLKKCRLIAVHGGLQQGKPVDEQLKLLKAKDTSISKVECLSGRKSVWDIPEELKEYSTIVVSGHHGKLHIDGLRLIIDEGGGYEHMPVAAMILPSMKLVRDIDCA